From the Selenomonas timonae genome, one window contains:
- a CDS encoding response regulator transcription factor — translation MIKVLIIDDEPMQREGIMRLTPWEDFGAEVIGAAGSGMEGILLAREYRPDVLIVDIKMPGLSGLDVIARLREELEAEYIILSGYGEFEYAQQAIALGVCAYLLKPLDDEELSAAVRLAADHIRERRVHLHEANASEVIVTHLDLPEEEPVRGYLLHAVRHMEEHMAEPITVREVADELGLSVSYLHKLFARCGTSFSAYLTDCRLRRAGQMLREGDEKIYAIAAACGYQDTRYFSKIFQKHMGVKPTEYRHGKEALINSAPPS, via the coding sequence ATGATTAAAGTGCTGATTATTGACGACGAGCCCATGCAGCGTGAGGGCATTATGCGCCTGACGCCGTGGGAGGATTTTGGCGCCGAGGTCATCGGTGCGGCAGGCAGCGGCATGGAGGGGATTCTTCTCGCGCGCGAGTATCGTCCCGATGTACTGATTGTGGATATCAAAATGCCCGGGCTCTCGGGGCTGGATGTGATTGCGCGCCTGCGCGAGGAGCTGGAAGCAGAGTACATCATTCTCTCAGGCTACGGTGAGTTCGAGTACGCGCAGCAGGCGATTGCACTTGGCGTATGTGCCTATCTCCTGAAGCCGCTTGACGATGAGGAGCTCTCCGCGGCCGTGCGTCTGGCAGCAGACCATATCAGGGAGCGCCGCGTTCATCTCCATGAAGCGAATGCTTCGGAGGTCATCGTCACACATCTCGATCTGCCGGAGGAGGAGCCGGTCCGCGGCTATCTCCTGCACGCTGTGCGCCATATGGAGGAGCATATGGCGGAGCCGATCACCGTGCGTGAGGTCGCGGATGAGCTGGGACTGAGCGTCAGCTATCTGCACAAGCTCTTCGCACGCTGCGGCACCTCGTTTAGCGCCTATCTCACGGATTGCCGCCTGCGCCGTGCGGGGCAGATGCTGCGTGAGGGCGATGAGAAGATCTATGCGATTGCCGCTGCCTGCGGCTATCAAGACACGCGCTATTTCAGCAAGATCTTTCAAAAGCATATGGGCGTAAAACCAACAGAATATCGCCATGGTAAGGAAGCACTGATAAATTCAGCACCGCCATCTTAG
- a CDS encoding secretion protein HlyD: MFCPVKETNRTHSKSYVEDLSTQRGRKRCAKMIGLNLSVLP, from the coding sequence ATTTTTTGTCCTGTCAAGGAGACAAACCGGACGCATAGCAAAAGCTATGTGGAGGATTTGTCGACGCAGAGAGGGCGAAAAAGATGCGCCAAGATGATCGGGCTGAATTTATCAGTGCTTCCTTAA
- a CDS encoding cache domain-containing sensor histidine kinase, whose amino-acid sequence MGRYRISYQKRLLAYLLFGGLFPLLLASAMILYAADRVYENTQAKGGRAEVQRISREIDNLVGSYQRLMNPLLVRGETIAFLRGERADVENIYGDLYAILAGRSGEAAIYLLSADGSQVIATDDLPRDYRLPEHLHWGLLGRAVEGQDWVIASADRYEADRRETVFSMARAIRQGEELLGFAVIDVRREALVPLIQRVQDGNEGQIILTDRYRYVMMDMLDHHREGFSSVFSTPEEGTASESVFRDYAYSSSDTGFAVHLRQRLDSAPLDYLFRLVLMVDAVALCMTAYLAYLLSRHLWRPLHSLALAMRRVRSRDDFSVQVDAQRGDEIGELALTFNSLVSHIRTLLAENRERERTLRVAQVKSLTEMIKPHFMYNTLNLIKWSAKLGDSEGAADIAVQLGKLLRASVSMKEFVTVAEELTFLRTYLKIQQRRFEGRLKVTVRVESSAYGCYVPKLILQPLVENAIQHGIEMAERGGCITITGAREDGYLVFRVKDNGQGMSPERQQEVLARRDDNHFGLYNVHMRAVLNGDEVCGVELHSAEGKGTEVILRLKHWEEAPHYD is encoded by the coding sequence ATGGGACGATATCGGATCAGCTATCAGAAGCGACTGCTTGCCTATCTGCTCTTTGGGGGACTCTTTCCGCTCCTTTTAGCTTCTGCGATGATCCTCTATGCGGCGGATCGTGTCTATGAAAATACGCAGGCAAAGGGCGGCCGTGCCGAGGTACAGCGCATCTCGCGCGAGATCGACAATCTTGTCGGCAGCTATCAGCGCCTGATGAACCCTCTGCTCGTGCGTGGGGAGACCATTGCATTTCTGCGTGGTGAGCGTGCAGATGTAGAGAACATCTACGGCGATCTCTATGCGATTCTGGCAGGACGTTCCGGCGAGGCAGCAATCTATCTCCTCTCCGCAGACGGCAGTCAGGTCATTGCGACGGATGATCTGCCGCGCGATTATCGGCTGCCGGAACATCTGCATTGGGGGCTGCTCGGCCGTGCCGTGGAGGGGCAGGACTGGGTGATTGCTTCTGCAGACCGCTATGAGGCAGATCGCAGGGAGACGGTCTTTTCGATGGCGCGTGCGATTCGTCAGGGGGAGGAGCTGCTCGGCTTTGCCGTTATCGATGTGCGGCGTGAGGCTCTTGTGCCGCTCATTCAGCGTGTGCAGGACGGCAATGAAGGGCAGATCATCCTGACGGATCGCTATCGCTATGTCATGATGGACATGCTCGATCATCACCGCGAGGGTTTTTCTTCCGTATTTTCCACGCCCGAGGAGGGGACGGCTTCGGAGTCTGTCTTTCGCGACTATGCCTACTCCTCGTCGGATACGGGCTTTGCCGTGCATCTGCGCCAGCGGCTTGACTCCGCACCGCTTGACTATCTTTTCCGTCTCGTGCTGATGGTGGATGCCGTCGCGCTCTGCATGACTGCGTATCTTGCCTATCTGCTGAGCCGTCATCTCTGGCGTCCGCTGCACAGCCTTGCGCTTGCCATGCGCCGCGTACGCAGCCGCGATGATTTCTCGGTACAGGTGGACGCGCAGCGCGGCGATGAGATCGGGGAACTTGCACTGACATTTAACAGCCTCGTTTCGCATATCCGCACGCTGCTTGCAGAAAATCGGGAGCGCGAGCGGACACTGCGCGTGGCGCAGGTGAAATCGCTCACGGAGATGATCAAGCCACATTTCATGTATAATACGCTCAACCTCATCAAGTGGAGTGCAAAACTCGGCGATAGTGAGGGGGCTGCCGACATTGCCGTGCAGCTGGGGAAGTTGCTGCGTGCCTCGGTGAGCATGAAGGAGTTCGTAACAGTGGCGGAGGAGCTCACCTTTCTCCGCACGTATCTGAAGATCCAGCAGCGCCGATTCGAGGGGCGCCTCAAGGTGACGGTGCGTGTGGAGTCCTCGGCATATGGCTGTTATGTGCCGAAGCTGATTTTGCAGCCCCTTGTGGAAAATGCGATACAGCACGGCATCGAGATGGCAGAACGCGGCGGATGCATCACGATCACAGGCGCGCGGGAAGACGGGTATCTCGTCTTTCGCGTGAAGGACAACGGACAGGGGATGAGTCCCGAGCGGCAGCAGGAAGTGCTCGCGCGGCGGGATGACAATCATTTTGGACTTTACAATGTGCACATGCGCGCGGTGCTGAATGGGGATGAAGTTTGCGGAGTTGAGTTGCACTCTGCGGAGGGGAAAGGGACGGAGGTAATACTGAGATTGAAGCACTGGGAGGAGGCTCCTCATTATGATTAA
- a CDS encoding DUF1934 domain-containing protein, giving the protein MKGAEQVRVFLDGRQVDAAGEESRIALSVTGQRFLRGESHYVSYDDATLIDGETVPSVLRIGAAGVMLQRRGVVRWTQHFAAGEERSSNYRTPYGTFLIKTDTRRLRMRTFADGREEIYLFYTLYVDGVRQSDNTLEIRIEPM; this is encoded by the coding sequence ATGAAGGGTGCGGAGCAGGTACGTGTCTTCCTCGACGGGAGGCAGGTGGATGCTGCGGGCGAGGAGAGCCGCATTGCGCTGTCCGTTACCGGACAGCGTTTTTTGCGTGGTGAGAGCCACTATGTCAGCTACGATGATGCGACGTTGATCGATGGTGAGACCGTTCCGTCGGTTCTGCGGATCGGCGCGGCGGGGGTTATGCTCCAGCGTCGCGGCGTTGTACGCTGGACGCAGCATTTTGCCGCAGGTGAGGAGCGCTCGAGCAACTACCGTACGCCGTACGGCACTTTCCTCATCAAGACGGATACGCGCCGCCTGCGCATGCGTACATTTGCGGACGGGCGGGAGGAGATATATCTCTTCTATACACTCTATGTGGATGGCGTGCGTCAAAGTGATAATACGCTCGAGATACGGATCGAACCTATGTAA
- a CDS encoding chemotaxis protein CheX, giving the protein MDAKLINPFVDAFTTVMPMLGFPEPTRTKLYAASDRVKSHGVSMLVGFTKQIRGNVVYNISEDTAKFIASQMMMGMPVETFDEMAQSAISELSNMLTAHTATNITGLGLDVDISTPSLSVGKDFDVKISDGQYLVVEMNLSGQMVDLAIAVDQN; this is encoded by the coding sequence ATGGATGCAAAACTGATCAATCCTTTTGTGGATGCCTTTACAACGGTCATGCCGATGCTGGGGTTCCCCGAGCCGACGCGGACAAAACTCTATGCCGCATCGGATCGAGTCAAGAGTCACGGGGTATCGATGCTGGTCGGCTTTACGAAGCAGATCCGCGGGAATGTCGTCTACAATATAAGTGAGGATACGGCAAAGTTCATCGCCTCTCAGATGATGATGGGAATGCCGGTGGAGACGTTTGACGAGATGGCACAGAGCGCGATCTCGGAGCTTAGCAACATGTTGACGGCGCACACGGCGACAAATATCACGGGGCTGGGACTCGACGTTGACATCTCCACCCCGTCTCTGAGCGTGGGCAAGGATTTCGATGTCAAGATCAGCGATGGGCAATACCTCGTTGTGGAGATGAATTTGAGCGGTCAGATGGTGGATCTCGCGATTGCCGTCGATCAGAATTAG
- a CDS encoding rubredoxin — protein MKTWVCTVCGWVYDEAVGDADYDLAAGVAFEDLPEDFVCPLCGVDKSLFEQQE, from the coding sequence ATGAAGACATGGGTTTGTACGGTTTGCGGTTGGGTCTATGATGAGGCAGTCGGCGATGCCGACTACGATCTCGCCGCAGGTGTGGCGTTTGAGGATCTGCCGGAGGATTTTGTCTGCCCGCTCTGTGGCGTGGACAAGTCTCTGTTTGAACAGCAGGAGTAA
- a CDS encoding VOC family protein: MSFTFTHVNFNVLDLARSMDFYEKAFGFREKRRLEAEGFTLVYLWDGVTDFELELTYLHARTEPYDLGEKEFHLALYTDDYAAARAKHAEMGIICYENAEMGIYFVEDPDGYWVEVLPKNM, encoded by the coding sequence ATGTCATTTACGTTTACGCACGTGAATTTCAATGTGCTTGATCTTGCACGCAGCATGGACTTCTATGAGAAGGCCTTCGGCTTTCGTGAGAAGCGCCGCTTGGAGGCTGAGGGATTTACGCTCGTCTACCTCTGGGATGGCGTGACGGATTTCGAGCTCGAGTTGACGTATCTGCATGCGCGCACGGAGCCGTACGATCTTGGGGAGAAGGAGTTCCATCTCGCGCTCTATACGGACGATTATGCTGCAGCACGCGCAAAACATGCGGAGATGGGCATCATCTGCTATGAAAATGCGGAGATGGGCATCTATTTCGTTGAAGATCCGGACGGGTACTGGGTGGAAGTTTTGCCAAAAAACATGTGA
- the argS gene encoding arginine--tRNA ligase, producing MDIKQQIEQALIRAVEAAVAAGELPEGGALPAILLEEPPEKELGDFATNFAMQSARVFRQPPQKIAAAIQAHLAGDWLDRAEVAGPGFINLYLKKSVIADTLRAILAAGEDYGTLPSQDAPRIQVEYVSANPTGPLHVGHGRGAAVGSALVKLLRTAGYAVDSEYYVNDAGNQMNLLAVSVNARYLELLGKEVVFPENGYHGADIVETAQRIIDREGDRYLALPEEERLQLFQDVAYREKLAALEEDLADFGVTFDRWYSERTLHPDAVRRVVDTLLERGKAYEKDGAVWLRSTDYGDDKDRVIFRDNGVPTYLAADIAYHDDKYERGYGRLINIWGADHHGYVARVKAAMAALGHDPEVLTILLLQMVSLYRDGELVKLSKRTGETVTLRELMEEVGVDAARYFFLMRSLDSQLDFDLDLAKKKSNENPVYYIQYAHARISSIFRQADEAGIAVRDGGELELLTDETEIALIKKLASYPEEIARAATDYAPQRIARYSHELASAFHSFYNKCRIVGQEPALASARLALVLATGRVIRHSLGVLGVSAPEKM from the coding sequence GTGGATATCAAGCAGCAGATCGAGCAGGCGCTCATACGCGCAGTAGAGGCAGCTGTGGCGGCGGGAGAGCTGCCGGAGGGCGGCGCACTCCCTGCAATTCTTCTGGAGGAGCCGCCCGAGAAGGAACTCGGCGACTTTGCGACGAATTTTGCCATGCAGTCCGCACGCGTCTTTCGTCAGCCGCCGCAGAAGATTGCAGCCGCGATACAGGCGCATCTCGCGGGTGACTGGCTCGATCGTGCGGAGGTCGCAGGCCCCGGCTTCATCAATCTCTATCTCAAAAAGTCGGTGATTGCCGATACTCTGCGTGCCATTCTTGCTGCAGGAGAGGACTATGGTACGCTGCCATCGCAGGATGCGCCGCGTATTCAGGTGGAGTACGTCAGCGCGAACCCGACGGGTCCTCTGCACGTAGGACATGGGCGCGGTGCCGCCGTTGGTTCGGCGCTTGTGAAGTTGCTGCGCACGGCGGGATATGCTGTGGACAGCGAGTACTATGTGAACGACGCAGGCAATCAGATGAATCTCCTCGCTGTGTCGGTGAATGCGCGCTATCTGGAACTCCTTGGCAAAGAGGTGGTCTTCCCCGAGAATGGCTACCACGGTGCGGATATCGTGGAGACGGCGCAGCGGATCATTGACCGCGAGGGGGATAGGTATCTCGCACTGCCCGAGGAGGAGCGTCTGCAGCTCTTTCAGGATGTCGCCTACCGCGAGAAACTTGCGGCGCTTGAGGAGGATCTGGCGGATTTCGGCGTGACCTTCGATCGCTGGTACAGCGAGCGCACACTGCATCCCGATGCCGTGCGTCGTGTGGTGGACACGCTGCTCGAGCGCGGGAAGGCATACGAGAAGGACGGCGCAGTCTGGCTGCGCTCGACGGACTACGGAGATGACAAGGATCGCGTGATCTTCCGCGATAACGGCGTACCGACCTATCTCGCAGCAGACATCGCCTACCACGACGATAAATACGAGCGCGGCTACGGACGCCTCATCAACATATGGGGCGCGGATCACCACGGCTATGTGGCGCGTGTCAAGGCGGCGATGGCGGCACTCGGACACGATCCCGAAGTGCTCACGATACTCCTCCTGCAGATGGTGAGCCTCTACCGTGATGGAGAGCTCGTGAAGCTGAGCAAGCGCACGGGTGAGACGGTCACACTGCGCGAGCTGATGGAGGAGGTCGGCGTCGATGCAGCGCGCTACTTCTTCCTCATGCGCTCGCTCGACAGTCAGCTTGATTTCGACCTCGACCTTGCCAAGAAGAAGTCCAATGAGAATCCCGTTTACTACATCCAGTATGCGCATGCGCGCATCTCGAGCATCTTCCGTCAGGCGGATGAGGCGGGGATTGCCGTGCGGGATGGGGGAGAGCTCGAGCTCCTGACGGACGAGACGGAAATCGCACTCATCAAGAAGCTCGCCTCCTACCCCGAGGAAATCGCGCGCGCAGCGACGGATTATGCTCCGCAGCGCATTGCACGTTACAGTCATGAACTCGCGAGTGCATTCCACTCGTTCTACAATAAATGCCGCATTGTCGGACAGGAGCCGGCTCTCGCCTCTGCGCGCCTCGCCCTTGTGCTTGCGACAGGGCGCGTGATTCGCCACAGTCTCGGCGTGCTCGGGGTCTCGGCACCGGAGAAGATGTAA
- the putP gene encoding sodium/proline symporter PutP: MAEQIEISVIFLVYMLVMMGIGVYYYRRTRNMSDYFLGNRKLGAWVTSMSAEASDMSGWMLMGLPGFAYVAGLNAGWIALGLALGTWANWQFIAARLRVYTELANNSLTLPDFFENRFFATSGALRIVPAIFILIFFILYTSSGFVAAGRLFETIFQLPYFTALIAGAAVVVFYTLVGGFLAVSRTDFIQGVMMFFAILVVPVGAAVMLGGFTATAELIYMEHASFFSPLTKVDGSTLGFIEFISLMAWGIGYFGQPHILVRFMAIRHAEELPQATRIAMAWVVISLSAAILVGMVGAVYLKTPLEGTAAETVFLAMAGELFPPIVAGLILAAVLAAIMSTASAQLLVAASAFAQDIYRRSFRPNAQQVELVWVSRLSVLAIAAAAIYLGLSPDNFILDMVAYAWAGFGASFGPALLMCLFWRRTTERGVLAGIVTGGITVLIWKQFALFGLYEIVPGFLLGLLAIYIVSKLDREPAPEVTELFDRVDRT; this comes from the coding sequence TTGGCAGAGCAAATTGAAATCAGCGTCATCTTCCTTGTCTATATGCTCGTGATGATGGGGATTGGCGTCTATTACTATCGGCGTACGCGTAATATGAGCGACTACTTTCTTGGCAATCGGAAACTCGGCGCATGGGTGACCTCGATGAGCGCCGAGGCATCGGATATGTCGGGGTGGATGCTCATGGGGCTGCCCGGATTTGCGTATGTGGCAGGGCTCAATGCGGGCTGGATTGCCCTCGGTCTTGCACTCGGTACATGGGCGAATTGGCAGTTCATTGCGGCGCGCCTGCGCGTCTATACGGAGCTTGCGAACAACTCGCTGACGCTGCCGGATTTCTTTGAGAATCGGTTCTTTGCGACATCGGGTGCACTGCGCATCGTGCCGGCAATCTTCATTCTGATCTTCTTCATTCTCTATACGTCTTCGGGATTCGTGGCGGCGGGGCGTCTCTTCGAGACGATCTTTCAGCTGCCGTATTTCACGGCTCTCATTGCAGGCGCGGCCGTGGTCGTCTTCTATACGCTTGTTGGCGGCTTCCTTGCCGTCTCGCGCACGGATTTCATCCAGGGCGTGATGATGTTCTTCGCGATCCTCGTGGTGCCCGTGGGTGCTGCCGTCATGCTCGGCGGCTTCACGGCGACGGCGGAGCTGATCTACATGGAGCACGCCTCGTTCTTTTCGCCGCTGACAAAGGTGGACGGGAGTACGCTCGGATTCATTGAATTCATTTCTCTCATGGCATGGGGCATCGGCTACTTCGGACAGCCGCACATCCTCGTGCGCTTCATGGCGATTCGTCATGCGGAGGAGCTGCCGCAGGCGACGCGTATTGCAATGGCGTGGGTGGTGATCTCGCTCTCCGCTGCGATTCTGGTCGGCATGGTCGGTGCAGTCTATCTCAAGACACCCCTTGAGGGGACGGCGGCAGAGACGGTGTTCCTCGCGATGGCGGGCGAGCTCTTCCCGCCCATTGTGGCAGGGCTGATCCTTGCGGCGGTGCTTGCGGCAATCATGAGTACAGCCTCTGCGCAGCTGCTCGTTGCGGCATCGGCGTTCGCGCAGGATATCTATCGGCGTAGCTTCCGTCCGAATGCACAGCAGGTGGAGCTCGTCTGGGTGAGCCGCCTGTCCGTGCTTGCAATTGCGGCGGCGGCGATCTACCTCGGACTGAGTCCCGATAATTTCATCCTCGATATGGTGGCGTACGCATGGGCGGGATTTGGTGCCTCGTTCGGCCCTGCGCTCCTCATGTGTCTGTTCTGGCGACGCACAACGGAACGTGGCGTGCTTGCGGGGATTGTGACGGGCGGCATTACGGTGCTCATCTGGAAGCAGTTTGCGCTCTTTGGTCTCTATGAGATTGTGCCGGGCTTTTTGCTCGGACTTCTTGCGATCTACATTGTGAGCAAGCTCGATCGGGAGCCCGCACCTGAGGTGACGGAGCTCTTTGACCGCGTAGACCGCACGTAA
- a CDS encoding response regulator → MGKLRVLIVDDSKISRVMIAENLRDTDFEVCGMAADAVEALRLYTELHPDLVTMDMNLPDANGLECSKRILAADAHAKILMISAMKDLNLITQGKAVGIRAFLQKPVSKSDLVDTLHLICESAVSQESAFRELYAKPFGRGLQQGLAGLLGMEGEVEIEPYDSRSLDVSGVAVIIGITGFTTGRAIFYMDESVIKLFAMHMLGRASVEEVDDVEAVDAVEEAANILAGRAVSKINNVLEGKELRLTPPGTIHGSQVHIVSPRMTTFCISIRLPIGMVRMNVGFAEGE, encoded by the coding sequence ATGGGGAAATTACGGGTGCTGATTGTGGATGACTCCAAGATCAGCCGCGTGATGATTGCTGAAAATCTAAGGGATACGGATTTCGAGGTCTGCGGGATGGCGGCGGATGCGGTAGAGGCACTGCGCCTTTACACGGAGCTGCATCCGGATCTTGTGACAATGGATATGAATCTGCCAGATGCAAATGGGTTGGAGTGCAGCAAACGTATTCTTGCGGCGGATGCGCATGCAAAAATTCTGATGATCAGTGCGATGAAGGATCTGAATCTCATCACGCAGGGAAAGGCTGTCGGAATCCGCGCATTTTTGCAAAAGCCGGTGTCGAAGTCGGATCTTGTGGACACGCTCCATCTCATCTGTGAGTCTGCGGTGAGTCAGGAGTCGGCGTTTCGTGAACTCTATGCCAAGCCCTTTGGGCGAGGTCTCCAACAGGGACTCGCAGGGCTTCTCGGCATGGAGGGGGAGGTCGAGATTGAGCCGTATGATTCGCGCTCACTCGATGTGAGCGGTGTTGCCGTCATTATCGGCATTACGGGATTCACGACAGGTCGTGCGATTTTCTATATGGATGAGTCTGTAATCAAGCTGTTCGCGATGCACATGCTTGGACGTGCATCTGTGGAAGAAGTCGATGATGTCGAGGCGGTGGATGCCGTCGAGGAGGCGGCGAACATCCTCGCGGGACGTGCCGTCTCGAAGATCAACAACGTACTTGAGGGAAAGGAACTGCGCCTGACACCGCCGGGGACGATTCATGGGTCTCAGGTGCATATTGTCAGCCCACGTATGACGACGTTCTGCATCAGCATACGGCTGCCAATTGGAATGGTGCGGATGAATGTGGGCTTTGCAGAGGGAGAGTAG
- a CDS encoding ABC transporter substrate-binding protein: MIIFQRMQIWGATLLLTAGFLLAACGIETQSVQPDENIVVVYNCNTDDWTAPLAKEFQEQTGIQVQLVSGSSGELMARVRTEQENPHGDIIWGGTTDAYVALESYLEPYVSPEKSAILPNFVRGNNAFYNMVMDPYVIAYNSDLVSEADAPKGWRDLLDPKFRGRIALADPTKSTSSYAVLLTMMDALGGDTTVIGEVAEQLDGRSTASSAAQIKALSDGEYAVTATFEEAVLTYIAGGAHMKIVYPEEGTAVSSGGIAIIKNAPHAENAKKFLNFLMSRQVHERLGEYERRSTRADIPAPPNLRPLSEIRYIWFDTQRAVSFRDEFLSKWRAAVIK, encoded by the coding sequence ATGATCATCTTTCAGCGCATGCAGATATGGGGTGCGACGCTTCTGCTCACGGCAGGGTTTCTCCTTGCAGCCTGCGGCATAGAGACGCAGAGCGTGCAGCCGGATGAAAATATCGTTGTTGTCTACAACTGTAATACGGATGACTGGACAGCTCCGCTTGCCAAAGAGTTTCAGGAGCAGACCGGCATACAGGTACAGCTTGTCAGCGGCAGTTCGGGCGAGCTCATGGCGCGTGTCCGCACGGAGCAGGAGAACCCGCACGGCGATATTATATGGGGCGGAACGACGGATGCCTACGTCGCACTTGAGTCCTATCTCGAACCCTATGTGTCACCCGAAAAATCTGCAATTCTACCCAATTTTGTGCGCGGGAACAATGCATTCTACAACATGGTTATGGATCCCTACGTCATCGCCTACAACAGTGATCTGGTGAGCGAGGCAGACGCCCCAAAGGGGTGGCGGGATCTGCTCGACCCAAAGTTTCGTGGACGCATTGCACTGGCAGACCCGACGAAGTCCACGTCCTCCTATGCCGTCCTCCTGACGATGATGGATGCCCTTGGCGGCGATACCACAGTCATCGGAGAAGTGGCAGAGCAGCTCGACGGACGCAGTACCGCCAGCTCAGCAGCGCAGATCAAGGCACTTTCCGATGGAGAATACGCCGTTACTGCAACGTTTGAGGAGGCTGTACTCACATACATTGCGGGCGGTGCCCATATGAAGATTGTCTATCCTGAAGAGGGGACGGCTGTGTCCTCGGGCGGAATTGCAATCATTAAAAATGCGCCGCACGCAGAGAATGCAAAGAAATTCCTCAATTTCCTGATGAGCCGTCAGGTTCATGAACGCCTCGGCGAATATGAACGACGCTCAACGCGTGCCGATATTCCGGCACCGCCGAATCTTCGTCCTCTTTCGGAGATTCGTTACATTTGGTTTGATACGCAGCGCGCCGTCTCCTTTCGGGACGAGTTCCTAAGCAAATGGCGCGCGGCGGTTATCAAATAA